Proteins co-encoded in one Microtus ochrogaster isolate Prairie Vole_2 unplaced genomic scaffold, MicOch1.0 UNK81, whole genome shotgun sequence genomic window:
- the Ccdc124 gene encoding coiled-coil domain-containing protein 124, translating into MPKKFQGENSKSAAARARRAEAKAAADAKKQKELEDAYWKDEDKHVMRKEQRKEEKEKRRLEQLERKKETQRLLEEEDSRLKGGKAPRVASTKVTRAQIEDSLRREQRAEPVEKVKSHLELPLEENLNRRAQEEGSLEARTVEDAIAVLSVAEDADRHPERRMRAAFTAFEEVQLPRLKQENPNMRLSQLKQLLKKEWLRSPDNPMNQRALPFNAPK; encoded by the exons ATGCCCAAGAAGTTCCAGGGCGAGAACAGCAAGTCGGCAGCTGCCCGAGCACGGAGGGCTGAAGCCAAGGCGGCAGCTGATGCCAAGAAACAGAAGGAGCTGGAAGATGCTTACTGGAAGGATGAGGACAAACACGTGATGCGGAAGGAGCAGCGTAAG gaggagaaggagaagcgACGTCTGGAGCAGCTGGAACGCAAGAAGGAGACACAGCgcctgctggaggaggaggactcCCGGCTCAAGGGCGGCAAGGCCCCTCGCGTGGCATCCACAAAGGTTACCCGCGCGCAGATCGAGGACTCCCTGCGCCGAGAGCAGCGTGCTGAGCCAG TGGAGAAGGTCAAGAGCCACCTGGAGCTGCCGCTGGAGGAGAATTTGAACAGGCGGGCGCAGGAGGAGGGCAGCTTGGAGGCCCGCACTGTAGAGGACGCCATAGCAGTGCTCAG TGTGGCAGAGGATGCAGACCGGCACCCCGAGCGCCGTATGCGTGCAGCCTTCACTGCGTTCGAGGAGGTACAGCTGccgagactgaagcaggagaaccCCAACATGCGGCTGTCACAGCTGAAGCAGCTGCTGAAGAAGGAGTGGTTGCGCTCACCAGACAACCCTATGAACCAGCGTGCGCTGCCTTTCAATGCACCCAAGTGA
- the Slc5a5 gene encoding sodium/iodide cotransporter, giving the protein MEGMEAGPPATFGAWDYGVFAAMLLVSTGIGLWVGLARGGQRSADDFFTGGRQLAAVPVGLSLAASFMSAVQVLGVPAEAARYGLKFLWMCAGQLLNSLLTALVFLPVFYRLGLTSTYQYLELRFSRVVRLCGTLQYLVATMLYTGIVIYAPALILNQVTGLDIWASLLSTGVICTLYTTVGGMKAVVWTDVFQVVVMLSGFWVILARGAMLMGGPWNVLSLAQNLSRINLMDFDPDPRSRYTFWTFVVGGTLVWLSMYGVNQAQVQRYVACRSESKAKLALLVNQLGLFLIVASAAFCGIVMFVFYKDCDPLLTGRISAPDQYMPLLVLDIFEDLPGVPGLFLACAYSGTLSTASTSINAMAAVTVEDLIKPRMPGLAPRKLVLISKGLSLIYGSACLTVAALSSLLGGGVLQGSFTVMGVISGPLLGAFTLGMLLPACNTPGVLSGLAAGLAVSLWVALGATLYPPGEQIMGVLPTSAAGCTNASLLMGPPGAANTSSGVPSSRVEADRPALADTFYAISYLYYGALGTLTTMLCGILISYLTGPTKRSSLGPGLLWWDLARQTASVAPKEDAATLEDSLVKGPEDIPAVTKKPSGFLPGDEAHLLSLGHETNL; this is encoded by the exons ATGGAGGGGATGGAAGCCGGGCCGCCGGCCACCTTCGGCGCCTGGGACTACGGGGTGTTCGCGGCCATGCTACTGGTGTCCACGGGCATCGGGCTGTGGGTCGGCCTGGCCCGCGGCGGCCAACGCAGCGCCGACGACTTCTTCACCGGGGGTCGGCAGCTGGCGGCCGTGCCCGTGGGGCTGTCGCTGGCCGCCAGCTTCATGTCGGCGGTGCAGGTGCTCGGGGTCCCCGCCGAGGCGGCTCGCTATGGTCTCAAGTTCCTGTGGATGTGCGCGGGCCAGCTGCTCAACTCGCTGCTCACCGCGCTGGTCTTCTTGCCGGTTTTCTACCGCCTGGGCCTCACCAGCACCTACCAG TATCTAGAGCTCCGCTTCAGCCGAGTGGTGCGGCTCTGCGGAACGCTGCAGTACCTGGTGGCCACG ATGCTGTACACAGGCATCGTGATCTACGCACCCGCGCTCATCCTGAACCAAG TGACCGGGTTGGATATCTGGGCGTCGCTACTGTCCACCGGAGTAATCTGCACCTTGTACACGACCGTG GGCGGTATGAAGGCCGTGGTCTGGACAGATGTGTTCCAGGTCGTGGTGATGCTCAGCGGCTTCTGGGTGATCCTGGCCCGAGGCGCCATGCTCATGGGAGGCCCCTGGAATGTGCTCAGTCTTGCCCAGAACCTTTCCCGGATCAACCTGATGGA CTTTGACCCAGATCCTCGGAGCCGCTACACCTTCTGGACTTTTGTAGTTGGTGGTACGCTGGTGTGGCTCTCCATGTACGGTGTGAACCAAGCACAGGTACAGCGCTATGTGGCCTGCCGCTCGGAGAGTAAGGCCAAACT gGCCCTGCTTGTCAACCAGCTGGGCCTCTTTCTGATCGTGGCCAGCGCGGCTTTCTGTGGCATCGTCATGTTCGTCTTCTACAAGGACTGTGACCCCCTCCTCACAGGACGCATCTCTGCACCAGATCAG tacATGCCGCTACTCGTGTTGGACATTTTCGAGGATCTGCCCGGAGTCCCCGGACTCTTCCTGGCCTGTGCCTACAGTGGCACCCTCAG CACGGCATCCACTAGTATTAACGCCATGGCAGCCGTCACGGTGGAAGACCTCATCAAGCCGCGGATGCCTGGTCTGGCACCTCGGAAGCTCGTTCTCATCTCTAAagggctct CCCTCATCTATGGCTCAGCCTGCCTCACGGTGGCTGCTCTGTCCTCGCTGCTGGGAGGTGGTGTCCTCCAG GGCTCCTTCACGGTGATGGGCGTCATCAGTGGACCTCTGCTAGGTGCCTTCACGCTGGGAATGCTGCTGCCAGCCTGCAACACACCC GGCGTCCTGTCTGGACTGGCTGCAGGCTTGGCTGTATCCCTGTGGGTGGCCTTGGGGGCTACACTGTATCCACCCGGAGAGCAGATCATGGGCGTGCTGCCCACCTCGGCTGCTGGCTGCACCAATGCATCGCTCCTCATGGGCCCACCCGGAGCTGCCAACACCTCCAGTGGGGTCCCTAG CTCCAGAGTAGAGGCAGACCGCCCCGCGCTCGCGGACACCTTCTATGCCATCTCCTATCTCTACTACGGGGCTCTGGGCACGCTGACCACCATGCTGTGCGGAATTCTCATCAGCTATCTGACAG GCCCCACCAAGCGCAGCTCCCTGGGCCCTGGACTGCTGTGGTGGGACCTGGCTCGGCAGACCGCGTCCGTGGCCCCAAAGGAGGACGCCGCCACTCTGGAGGACAGCCTGGTGAAG GGTCCGGAAGACATCCCTGCTGTGACCAAAAAGCCCTCTGGCTTCCTGCCAGGCGACGAGGCCCACCTGCTGTCCCTGGGGCACGAGACCAACCTCTGA
- the Rpl18a gene encoding 60S ribosomal protein L18a produces MKASGTLREYKVVGRCLPSPKCHTPPLYRMRIFAPNHVVAKSRFWYFVSQLKKMKKSSGEIVYCGQVFEKSPLRVKNFGIWLRYDSRSGTHNMYREYRDLTTAGAVTQCYRDMGARHRARAHSIQIMKVEEIAAGKCRRPAVKQFHDSKIKFPLPHRVLRRQHKPRFTTKRPNTFF; encoded by the exons CTCCGGGAGTACAAGGTGGTGGGGCGCTGCTTGCCCTCCCCGAAGTGCCACACACCACCGCTGTACCGAATGCGCATCTTCGCCCCCAACCATGTGGTGGCTAAGTCCCGCTTCTGGTACTTCGTGTCACAgctgaagaagatgaagaagtcaTCCGGGGAGATTGTGTACTGTGGGCAG GTATTTGAGAAGTCCCCCCTGCGTGTGAAGAACTTCGGCATCTGGCTGCGCTATGACTCCCGCAGTGGGACGCACAACATGTACCGCGAGTACCGCGACCTGACCACTGCTGGGGCTGTCACACAGTGCT acCGAGACATGGGTGCCCGGCATCGTGCCCGTGCACACTCCATCCAGATCATGAAGGTGGAAGAGATCGCCGCCGGCAAATGTCGCAGGCCGGCTGTCAAGCAGTTCCAT gACTCCAAGATCAAGTTCCCGCTGCCCCACCGTGTTCTGCGGCGCCAGCACAAGCCTCGCTTCACTACCAAGAGGCCTAACACCTTCTTCTAG